CGACCATGCGGTTTTTGCAGCAATGCTGTAAACACATCATCCATCACGGCCAGCGTTTTGTACTGTTCACCATCGGGCAGGATCACCTGATCCACTTTCACCCCGGCCGCACTCAACAGTGCCGACAGTTTTTGCAGGTAGAGCGGTGCCAATGTCTGGTTAGTCACCAGCATGGCATTGTCACCTGCTTTCAGCGGCCAAAAAGAAGCCGGATCGTTAAACAGCCCGGCAGCTATGGTGATGGGGTAACTGCGATCCCCCAGTGAGACAGTGATCTTCTCCATGATGACCGATACCTATTACTTAGCCCTCAGGCGCTGGATCAACTTTTTTCCAGCATGTTGATGATCTGATTAGCCACGACTTTCGCACTCTGATCATCAGTGCGGATAGTGACATCAGCGATCTCTTCATAAAGCGGATTACGTTCGCCAGCCAGCGCTTCCAGCACTTCGCGCGGCGGAGAGTCAACCTGCAGCAGCGGGCGCTTTTTATCACGCTGGGTGCGAGCAAGTTGCTTTTCGATGGTGGTTTCGAGGTAGACGACCACACCGCGGGCGGAGAGACGATTACGGGTTTCCCGGGATTTGACGGAACCG
This genomic stretch from Pantoea cypripedii harbors:
- the aroK gene encoding shikimate kinase AroK, translating into MAEKRNIFLVGPMGAGKSTIGRQLAQQLNMEFFDSDQEIERRTGADVGWVFDVEGEAGFRDREEKIINELTEKQGIVLATGGGSVKSRETRNRLSARGVVVYLETTIEKQLARTQRDKKRPLLQVDSPPREVLEALAGERNPLYEEIADVTIRTDDQSAKVVANQIINMLEKS